In Acidobacteriota bacterium, one DNA window encodes the following:
- a CDS encoding acyl-CoA carboxylase subunit beta: MHEQHWTELERRVAAAEAGGGTKRQEHQHEQGKLLARERIEVLLDEGTFQESGQLVQHRVEDFGLAQQRIPGDGVVTGYGRIDGRPVFVFAQDFTVMGGTLSEANAAKICKIMDQAMQIGAPVIGLNDSGGARIQEGVASLGGYADIFLRNTLASGLIPQISAILGPCAGGAVYSPAITDFIFMVHPTAHMFVTGPDVIKAVTHEEVSKEDLGGALTHNRTSGVAQFIADSDESCLAMIRELLSFLPSNNLDDPPRRPTSDPAGRSASELDSLVPASSDQAYDIRDVIRAVADDGYFFEIAEQYAPNLVIGYARLNGRSVGVVANQPLHLAGVLDINASVKGARFVRFCDAFNIPLVTFEDVPGFLPGTQQEWGGIIRHGAKLLFAFAEATVPKLTVITRKAYGGAYCVMASKHIRTDVNLAWPTAELAVMGAEAAVNVIHRREIEAAPDPDATRRRLTAEFRERFASPFPAVERGYIDAVIRPRETRARLIQALEILQGKRQTLPRKKHGNIPL; this comes from the coding sequence ATGCACGAACAACATTGGACCGAATTAGAACGTCGCGTTGCTGCCGCCGAAGCGGGTGGTGGAACCAAGCGGCAGGAGCATCAGCACGAGCAGGGCAAACTCCTGGCGCGCGAGCGCATTGAGGTTCTGCTAGACGAGGGCACATTCCAGGAATCCGGTCAGTTGGTCCAGCACCGTGTCGAGGACTTTGGCTTGGCCCAGCAGCGCATCCCAGGCGATGGCGTAGTGACGGGATATGGCCGCATTGATGGCCGCCCTGTCTTCGTCTTTGCCCAGGACTTCACCGTTATGGGCGGCACACTTTCGGAGGCCAATGCCGCCAAGATTTGCAAAATTATGGATCAGGCCATGCAGATCGGCGCCCCGGTCATCGGACTGAATGACAGCGGCGGCGCCCGGATTCAGGAGGGCGTGGCCTCCCTCGGCGGCTACGCCGACATTTTCCTGCGCAACACCCTGGCCAGCGGCCTCATCCCGCAGATTTCGGCCATCCTCGGGCCCTGTGCTGGCGGCGCGGTCTACTCACCCGCCATCACCGACTTCATCTTCATGGTCCATCCCACGGCTCACATGTTTGTGACCGGGCCGGATGTTATTAAAGCGGTCACACACGAGGAGGTAAGCAAGGAAGATCTGGGCGGCGCCCTCACCCACAACCGCACCAGCGGCGTCGCCCAGTTCATTGCGGATAGCGATGAGTCCTGCCTGGCCATGATCCGCGAATTGCTGAGTTTTCTTCCCTCGAATAACCTCGATGATCCCCCGCGTCGGCCCACCAGCGATCCCGCCGGCCGCTCCGCCTCCGAACTGGATTCCCTTGTCCCGGCATCGAGCGATCAGGCCTACGACATCCGCGACGTGATTCGCGCCGTGGCCGACGACGGCTATTTTTTCGAAATCGCCGAGCAATACGCCCCCAACCTGGTCATCGGCTACGCCCGCCTGAACGGCCGCAGTGTGGGTGTCGTCGCCAATCAGCCCCTGCACCTCGCGGGCGTGCTCGACATCAACGCCAGCGTGAAAGGCGCTCGCTTCGTGCGTTTCTGCGACGCCTTCAACATCCCCCTCGTCACCTTCGAAGACGTTCCCGGCTTTCTGCCCGGCACGCAGCAGGAGTGGGGCGGCATCATCCGCCACGGCGCCAAGCTGCTCTTCGCCTTCGCCGAGGCCACTGTGCCCAAACTCACCGTCATCACCCGCAAGGCCTATGGCGGCGCGTACTGCGTCATGGCCTCCAAGCACATCCGCACTGACGTGAACCTGGCCTGGCCCACGGCGGAGCTGGCCGTCATGGGCGCCGAAGCCGCCGTGAATGTAATTCACCGCCGCGAAATCGAAGCCGCCCCCGATCCCGACGCCACCCGCCGCCGCCTCACCGCCGAGTTCCGTGAGCGCTTCGCCTCGCCTTTCCCTGCCGTCGAGCGCGGCTACATCGACGCCGTCATCCGCCCCCGCGAAACCCGCGCCCGCCTCATCCAGGCCCTTGAAATCCTGCAAGGCAAGCGCCAGACCCTCCCCCGGAAAAAGCACGGCAACATCCCCCTCTAG
- the lysA gene encoding diaminopimelate decarboxylase has product MTPTRTFRYRGARLCGGSLALEPLAARFGTPLYVYDFDAIARAYRAYTHAFRGVPLQLCAAVKANGNLSLLRHLARMGSGFDVVSGGELERVLRAGGDAGKIVFSGVGKTAAEIDLALGAGILLFQVESEPELALLAERAARRRRRARFGLRVNPDISVRTHPHIATGLRQHKFGIEPSLARRLYLASRRQRWLEAAGIGCHIGSQILSCRPFAQATRRVLRLAGELEAEGVKLRLFDAGGGLGIAYREAQRPPTLAAYAAALRTAAGRWLARPDHQLLLEPGRSLFASAGALLTRVTYVKHHAGQTFVITDAGSNDFMRPSLYGAYHEIVPLRRRPGARQRVEIVGPICESSDSFAHARLLPPVEAGDLLALLDTGAYGFTLSSNYNARPRAAEVAIAHGHARRIRRREQSVDLWQAEL; this is encoded by the coding sequence TTTCGACGCCATCGCCCGCGCTTACCGGGCCTATACGCACGCGTTCCGCGGCGTACCGCTCCAGCTTTGCGCGGCCGTCAAAGCCAACGGCAATTTGTCCCTCTTGCGTCACCTGGCGCGCATGGGGAGCGGCTTTGATGTGGTCAGCGGCGGCGAGCTGGAGCGCGTCCTCCGCGCCGGCGGCGACGCCGGCAAAATCGTCTTCAGCGGCGTCGGTAAGACCGCGGCGGAAATCGACCTGGCGCTCGGCGCGGGCATCCTGCTGTTCCAGGTCGAATCAGAGCCGGAGCTGGCGTTGCTGGCCGAGCGCGCCGCCCGGCGCCGGCGGCGCGCCCGCTTCGGCCTGCGCGTCAACCCCGACATCAGCGTGCGCACGCATCCGCACATTGCCACCGGCCTGCGGCAACACAAGTTCGGCATTGAGCCCTCGCTCGCGCGGCGGCTCTATCTCGCCTCCCGCCGGCAGCGCTGGCTGGAGGCGGCGGGAATCGGCTGTCACATTGGTTCGCAGATTCTCTCCTGCCGCCCCTTCGCGCAAGCCACCCGCCGTGTCCTCCGGTTGGCCGGCGAGCTCGAGGCCGAGGGCGTGAAGCTGCGGCTCTTCGACGCTGGCGGCGGTTTGGGCATTGCCTACCGCGAGGCCCAGCGCCCGCCCACTCTTGCCGCCTATGCTGCGGCCCTGCGCACCGCGGCCGGCCGCTGGCTGGCACGGCCAGACCATCAACTCTTACTCGAGCCCGGCCGCAGCCTGTTTGCTTCCGCCGGAGCCCTGCTGACACGCGTCACCTATGTCAAACACCACGCCGGCCAGACCTTCGTGATTACTGATGCCGGCAGCAATGACTTCATGCGCCCCAGTCTCTACGGCGCCTATCACGAAATTGTCCCCCTCCGCCGCCGTCCCGGCGCGCGGCAGCGCGTCGAGATCGTCGGCCCCATCTGCGAAAGCAGCGACTCCTTCGCCCATGCCCGGCTGCTGCCCCCAGTCGAGGCCGGCGATCTGCTCGCCCTGCTTGACACCGGCGCCTACGGCTTCACTCTCAGCTCCAACTACAACGCCCGGCCGCGCGCCGCGGAAGTCGCCATCGCGCACGGCCACGCACGCCGGATTCGGCGGCGTGAGCAATCCGTAGATCTTTGGCAGGCTGAACTCTAG